A single region of the Marinobacter salinus genome encodes:
- a CDS encoding TRAP transporter small permease has translation MSENSPDLEDDTGTYESGLPGFLGTIDEVIAKTEAVMLAVGVILMAINTCVNVIARFVFGEGLFFSGEINRILIILITFAGIGYAARHGRHIRMSAVYDAVPTKGRKALMIFIALFTSVVMFFLCYHSYGYVETLYSRGRILPALGFEIWWIYVWAPVGFAITGIQYFLTAIKNLTSKDVYLSTGVIDGYADSESEV, from the coding sequence ATGTCCGAGAATTCCCCGGATCTTGAAGATGATACCGGAACCTACGAGTCCGGCCTGCCCGGGTTCCTGGGGACCATTGATGAAGTCATAGCCAAGACAGAGGCCGTCATGCTGGCGGTTGGCGTCATCCTCATGGCTATCAATACATGCGTTAACGTTATTGCACGCTTTGTCTTCGGTGAAGGCCTGTTTTTCTCAGGTGAGATTAACCGGATTCTCATTATCCTGATTACCTTTGCAGGCATCGGCTACGCAGCCCGCCATGGTCGCCATATCCGTATGTCTGCAGTTTACGATGCGGTCCCGACCAAGGGGCGCAAAGCACTGATGATTTTCATCGCCCTGTTTACATCAGTGGTGATGTTCTTCCTCTGTTACCACTCCTATGGATACGTCGAAACCCTCTACAGCCGTGGGCGAATTCTCCCTGCGCTGGGTTTTGAAATCTGGTGGATTTACGTCTGGGCCCCGGTGGGCTTTGCGATCACTGGTATTCAGTATTTTCTCACGGCCATCAAAAACCTCACCAGCAAGGATGTTTACCTCTCCACCGGTGTGATTGACG